From the Streptococcus sp. 29887 genome, one window contains:
- a CDS encoding transporter substrate-binding domain-containing protein — MKKLFTLAATLLAGFTLAACSSTSSSSSQSTLEKIKEKGTLVVATSPDYAPFEFQTLVDGKNEVVGADIMLAQKIADELGVKLEVSAMSFDNVLNSVQSGKADIAIAGLSYSEERAKVFDFSESYYQIADVLLVKKENAETISSVDALAGKSLAVQKGSTQETYAKENMADAKIVSLTQMGEAVNELKTGKVEAVLMDSPVAAGYVSQNSDLAIASAQFPTIDENSKVIALPKGSTDLKTEIDKVIAEVKASGEFDTFLEKAATYTAVE; from the coding sequence ATGAAAAAACTATTTACTTTAGCAGCTACCTTGTTAGCTGGATTTACACTAGCAGCTTGTTCTTCAACTAGCTCATCTTCAAGCCAATCAACACTCGAGAAAATTAAAGAAAAAGGAACCTTGGTTGTAGCGACAAGTCCTGACTATGCACCATTTGAATTCCAAACGCTTGTTGATGGCAAAAACGAAGTTGTTGGAGCAGATATTATGCTGGCACAAAAAATTGCGGATGAGCTCGGTGTGAAGTTGGAAGTATCAGCCATGAGCTTTGACAACGTTTTGAACAGTGTCCAATCTGGCAAGGCTGACATTGCAATCGCTGGTCTATCTTACTCTGAAGAACGTGCAAAAGTTTTTGACTTCTCAGAAAGCTATTACCAAATCGCTGACGTTCTACTTGTTAAGAAAGAAAATGCTGAAACCATCTCAAGTGTTGATGCACTTGCAGGAAAATCCTTGGCTGTTCAAAAAGGTTCAACTCAGGAAACATATGCAAAAGAAAATATGGCAGATGCCAAAATTGTTTCATTGACACAAATGGGTGAAGCGGTAAATGAATTGAAAACTGGCAAGGTAGAAGCAGTCTTGATGGATTCTCCAGTTGCGGCAGGTTATGTTTCACAAAATAGTGATCTTGCTATTGCATCAGCACAGTTTCCCACCATTGATGAGAACTCAAAAGTTATCGCCCTTCCAAAAGGAAGCACAGACCTAAAAACTGAGATTGACAAGGTCATCGCAGAAGTGAAAGCAAGTGGCGAATTTGATACCTTCCTTGAAAAAGCAGCAACTTATACAGCTGTTGAATAA
- a CDS encoding acetate/propionate family kinase yields MRKIFAINAGSSSLKFQLLAMPDEEIIAKGIFERIGEPESAFTLVYKGQKETEKLVLSSYKEAVNYLLKRLDEKGIIQSLADIAGIGHRVAHGGDYFKASALVDESVLTKIDELSFLAPSHNPANLEVIKAFKELLPNTPNVAVFDTAFHQTLSEEYYLYPLPRKYYDKYRLRKYGFHGTSHKYISLITKEVYRQQALDTDQLKVISCHLGNGASICAIKGQQSINTSMGFTPLAGLMMGSRSGDIDPAILPFLMEEEGLTPSQITAILNKESGLLAVSEISNDLRDIEEAYHKGYSQAITAIEMFTNRIAHTIATYMVDLGGADAIVFTAGIGENSRLIREKVAEKLSVFGVKLDHEANESSKKLISKDDSSIKLFVLPTNEELMIARDTMELIS; encoded by the coding sequence ATGAGGAAAATTTTTGCAATCAATGCTGGTAGTTCATCTTTAAAATTTCAATTATTAGCCATGCCTGATGAGGAAATCATCGCTAAAGGTATATTTGAAAGAATTGGAGAACCGGAATCGGCATTTACTTTGGTTTACAAAGGACAAAAGGAGACAGAAAAACTAGTTCTTTCAAGTTATAAAGAGGCAGTAAACTATCTACTAAAAAGATTAGATGAAAAAGGGATTATACAATCCTTAGCAGATATTGCTGGAATTGGGCATCGTGTGGCCCATGGTGGTGATTATTTTAAGGCATCGGCTTTGGTTGACGAAAGTGTCTTGACAAAGATTGATGAATTGTCCTTCTTAGCTCCAAGTCATAATCCAGCAAACTTAGAGGTTATTAAAGCCTTCAAGGAGCTTTTGCCAAATACTCCAAATGTGGCAGTTTTTGATACAGCCTTTCATCAAACCTTAAGCGAGGAATACTACCTTTACCCTCTACCTAGAAAGTATTATGACAAATACCGTTTACGCAAATACGGTTTCCATGGCACCAGCCATAAATACATTTCTTTAATTACCAAGGAAGTATATAGACAGCAAGCTCTTGATACGGATCAGTTGAAGGTCATCAGTTGTCATCTTGGCAATGGAGCAAGTATCTGTGCCATTAAGGGGCAACAATCCATCAATACTTCCATGGGCTTCACTCCTTTAGCAGGGCTGATGATGGGATCCAGAAGTGGTGATATTGACCCAGCCATTCTTCCTTTCCTAATGGAAGAAGAAGGCTTGACCCCTAGTCAAATCACAGCCATTCTGAATAAAGAGTCTGGCCTATTAGCTGTTTCCGAAATTAGTAATGATTTGCGTGATATTGAAGAAGCCTATCATAAAGGCTATTCTCAAGCCATCACAGCAATTGAAATGTTTACCAATCGAATTGCTCATACCATTGCGACCTATATGGTAGATTTAGGTGGAGCAGATGCCATTGTTTTCACAGCAGGAATAGGTGAAAATTCCAGATTGATACGTGAGAAAGTCGCAGAAAAACTTTCTGTTTTCGGTGTGAAACTTGATCATGAAGCAAATGAAAGTAGTAAAAAACTGATTAGTAAAGATGATTCCAGTATCAAGTTATTTGTGCTTCCAACCAATGAAGAACTAATGATTGCAAGAGATACAATGGAATTGATCTCATAA
- a CDS encoding GlcG/HbpS family heme-binding protein — translation MTQNQIDEILIQRIIQKCQELLEKKDDLHSINLYDLAFDIVNRAREKAQELKVPVVITLVDAGAHVILSYRMEDSLLVSYDMAYKKAYTAVGMKMQSKDLALLTKPNHWLFQLETMSEGQIVSLAGGIPIYSKGRIIGAIGISGGNAIEDQTIAEYAIEEINLK, via the coding sequence ATGACACAAAATCAAATCGATGAAATCCTGATTCAAAGAATCATTCAAAAATGTCAAGAGCTCTTAGAAAAAAAAGATGATTTACACAGCATAAATCTCTATGACCTAGCTTTTGATATTGTAAATCGTGCCAGAGAAAAAGCACAGGAATTGAAAGTACCTGTTGTGATTACCCTGGTGGATGCAGGTGCTCATGTAATCCTATCCTATCGCATGGAAGATTCCCTTTTGGTTAGCTACGATATGGCCTATAAAAAAGCCTACACAGCTGTTGGCATGAAAATGCAGTCAAAAGACCTAGCTCTATTAACAAAACCCAACCATTGGCTCTTTCAACTAGAAACAATGTCAGAAGGTCAGATTGTTAGTTTAGCAGGTGGAATTCCTATTTATTCCAAGGGACGGATTATCGGAGCAATTGGTATCAGTGGCGGCAACGCTATAGAAGATCAAACAATTGCCGAGTATGCAATTGAAGAAATAAATCTAAAATAA
- a CDS encoding glycerol dehydratase reactivase beta/small subunit family protein, whose amino-acid sequence MFYQATKPVILIYKLGKVPEEKLTQLELGMEEEGIPFLKETIELSSESIVSLAHQAAQSSPLSVGLAINEREIVLHYRNLQTEQFFYRLSNYPNQSNRVLRILGTNAAKLVKGTPLIQDSALETSF is encoded by the coding sequence ATGTTCTATCAAGCAACTAAGCCAGTTATTCTAATTTACAAGTTGGGAAAGGTACCTGAAGAAAAGTTGACTCAGTTAGAGCTTGGTATGGAGGAAGAAGGAATTCCATTTTTAAAAGAAACTATAGAGCTTTCTTCGGAAAGTATCGTTTCTCTGGCCCATCAAGCTGCTCAGTCCTCACCACTCTCGGTTGGTTTAGCTATCAATGAAAGAGAAATTGTTCTCCATTATCGAAATTTACAAACGGAACAGTTTTTCTATCGTTTAAGTAACTATCCAAACCAGTCTAATCGTGTCTTAAGGATTTTAGGGACTAATGCAGCTAAACTTGTTAAAGGAACTCCATTGATACAGGATTCTGCCTTGGAAACATCCTTTTAG
- a CDS encoding glycogen synthase, which yields MTRKSVLFVASEGLPFIKTGGLADVIGSLPKELVKQGLDVRVVLPLYKKIAINNHADFDYVSSFDVRAGDIQSMANVYSQVIDGVTFYFIEHRDFFERDELYGYDDDAMRFGYFQHATCRLLEALNYFPDVIHTHDWHTAALPFLCRTFYSYREEFRAIKHVFTIHNLAFQGIFHKQALWSALGMDYSYYLDGIARFHDECISFMKLGILYADKVTTVSDTYAREILTEEFGENMQHVLELRKHDLVGIVNGIDYDSWDSQTDHYLVKNYGLETIADKKANKLALQAQFGLPQDEHVLMIGIVSRLTWQKGFYLLTEVLSHLLQAHVQFVILGNGEADVENAFNHFKHAYPEKFAFYRGYNEPLAHQIYAASDLFLMPSMFEPCGISQLISMHYGTLPLVRETGGLVDTVTPYHIDSKEGTGFTFGGRDAYNMRQVYDLALQTYYDRPEDWYAMVKQAMERDFSWTASAEKYIWLYREISG from the coding sequence ATGACAAGAAAATCTGTTCTCTTTGTTGCATCTGAAGGACTTCCATTCATCAAGACTGGTGGTTTGGCCGATGTTATCGGATCCTTGCCAAAAGAATTGGTAAAACAGGGGTTGGATGTCCGTGTGGTTCTACCACTCTATAAGAAAATTGCTATCAATAACCATGCTGATTTTGACTATGTGTCTAGTTTTGATGTTCGTGCAGGCGACATTCAGTCCATGGCTAATGTTTACAGTCAAGTAATCGATGGTGTTACCTTCTATTTCATTGAACACCGTGACTTCTTTGAACGTGATGAACTGTATGGCTATGACGATGATGCTATGCGCTTTGGTTATTTCCAACACGCTACCTGTCGTCTATTAGAGGCACTCAACTACTTCCCAGACGTCATTCACACACATGACTGGCATACTGCTGCACTTCCATTCCTCTGCCGTACTTTCTACAGCTACCGTGAGGAATTCCGTGCTATCAAGCATGTCTTCACCATCCATAATCTAGCTTTCCAAGGCATTTTCCATAAGCAAGCCCTTTGGTCTGCTCTTGGCATGGACTATAGCTACTACTTAGATGGAATTGCTCGTTTCCATGACGAGTGCATTTCCTTTATGAAATTGGGTATCTTGTATGCTGACAAGGTAACAACCGTTTCAGATACCTATGCGCGTGAAATTTTGACCGAAGAATTCGGTGAAAATATGCAACACGTCCTCGAACTTCGCAAGCATGACTTGGTCGGTATTGTCAATGGTATCGATTACGATAGCTGGGACAGTCAAACAGACCACTATCTTGTGAAAAACTATGGACTAGAAACGATCGCTGATAAGAAAGCCAATAAATTGGCTTTACAAGCGCAGTTTGGCCTCCCACAGGATGAACATGTCCTGATGATTGGTATCGTTTCTCGTTTGACCTGGCAAAAAGGATTCTATCTCTTAACTGAGGTGCTCAGCCATCTTCTTCAAGCCCATGTCCAATTTGTTATCTTGGGGAATGGTGAAGCGGATGTTGAAAATGCCTTTAACCATTTCAAACATGCCTATCCTGAAAAATTTGCCTTCTACCGTGGCTACAATGAACCGCTTGCCCACCAAATTTATGCAGCAAGTGACCTCTTCCTCATGCCATCTATGTTTGAACCATGTGGTATCAGCCAGTTGATCTCTATGCACTATGGAACACTTCCATTGGTGCGTGAAACAGGTGGCTTAGTCGATACAGTTACACCGTATCATATTGACAGCAAAGAAGGTACTGGCTTTACATTTGGTGGTCGTGATGCCTACAATATGCGTCAAGTATATGATTTGGCACTTCAGACCTACTATGACCGTCCAGAAGACTGGTACGCTATGGTCAAACAGGCTATGGAACGTGATTTCAGTTGGACTGCTTCTGCTGAGAAATACATCTGGCTCTACCGTGAAATCAGTGGCTAG
- the glgB gene encoding 1,4-alpha-glucan branching protein GlgB — MTEFTDLDLYYMNSGEHTTLYEKMGAHLVKERNKILGTQFRVYAPNAREVFLVGNFNDWQRTHPLQHEIDGVYQLYVEGLKSFEDYKYVIITHDGREIYKADPYAFFSQERPNTASTTYNPRYKFKDDLWMYHRVNYDFKDQPVSIYEVHLGSWKQKFANKNEGGAPLEAFYNYKEIAPLLIEHVKENNYTHIELLPITEHPLDASWGYQVTGYYSPTSRYGKPDELKYLVDQCHQAGIGVILDWVPLHFCKDAHGLYQFDGSWLYEYPHEQDRENHQWGTANFDLGKGLTRSFLLSNLKYWLENFHFDGIRVDALSYLLYWRGETEDDKINHGAIDFIKRVNAMVHTDYKGVMMIAEDSSSFPKVTHPLEDGGIGFDMKWDLGWMNDTLKFVERPSVYRKYHSNEITFGMYYNQNEQFLLPLSHDEVVHGKLSIIDKMNGDYEDKFHLARVYYSFYFAHPGKKLLFMGNEWGHIREWHEYTEMDWGLKLYPIHDSFYQMMKTLSTFYREHDAFWKYDYQAYDKGFKWVKIDSEASLYAFTRMSDDQEILTIHNFNDQELFDVHLDLPADSEYKLVFSSNAIPMETFSLYPDENGATITVPRLTSFYLERVK, encoded by the coding sequence ATGACAGAATTTACTGATTTGGATTTATACTATATGAATTCCGGTGAGCATACCACTCTTTATGAAAAAATGGGTGCTCATTTGGTGAAGGAGCGCAATAAAATCCTTGGCACTCAATTCCGTGTCTATGCTCCAAATGCTAGAGAAGTTTTCTTGGTTGGAAACTTTAATGACTGGCAACGAACCCATCCCTTACAGCATGAAATTGACGGTGTATATCAGCTTTATGTTGAAGGTTTGAAATCTTTCGAGGACTACAAGTATGTGATTATCACCCACGATGGTCGGGAAATTTACAAGGCTGACCCTTATGCCTTTTTCAGCCAAGAACGTCCCAACACTGCTTCTACAACCTACAATCCGCGATACAAATTTAAAGACGATCTTTGGATGTACCATCGCGTCAATTACGATTTCAAGGATCAACCTGTTTCTATCTACGAAGTTCACCTGGGTTCCTGGAAACAGAAGTTTGCCAACAAAAATGAGGGTGGTGCACCACTAGAAGCCTTTTATAACTATAAGGAAATTGCTCCGCTTCTCATTGAACACGTCAAGGAAAATAACTACACTCACATTGAACTTTTGCCAATCACTGAGCATCCTCTAGATGCATCTTGGGGCTACCAGGTTACAGGTTATTACAGCCCTACCAGTCGCTATGGCAAGCCAGATGAACTCAAGTATTTGGTTGATCAATGTCACCAGGCTGGAATTGGGGTCATTCTGGATTGGGTTCCACTTCATTTTTGTAAGGATGCCCATGGCCTCTATCAATTTGACGGTAGTTGGCTCTACGAATACCCGCACGAACAAGACCGCGAAAATCACCAGTGGGGAACAGCTAACTTTGATTTAGGTAAGGGCTTGACGCGTTCTTTCCTTCTGTCTAATCTCAAATACTGGTTGGAAAACTTCCATTTTGACGGAATCCGGGTGGATGCCCTGTCCTACCTGCTCTACTGGCGTGGGGAAACGGAAGATGACAAGATTAACCATGGAGCGATTGATTTTATCAAACGTGTCAACGCCATGGTTCACACCGACTATAAGGGTGTTATGATGATTGCAGAAGATTCTTCAAGTTTCCCTAAGGTAACCCATCCTCTCGAAGACGGTGGTATCGGTTTTGATATGAAATGGGATTTGGGCTGGATGAATGATACCTTGAAATTTGTTGAACGTCCGTCCGTCTATCGTAAATACCATTCAAATGAAATCACTTTCGGCATGTACTACAACCAGAATGAACAATTTCTCTTGCCATTGTCCCATGATGAAGTGGTTCATGGAAAACTATCTATCATTGATAAAATGAATGGAGATTACGAAGACAAGTTTCATTTGGCACGTGTTTACTACAGCTTCTATTTTGCTCATCCAGGTAAGAAATTACTCTTTATGGGCAATGAATGGGGCCACATCCGTGAATGGCATGAATACACTGAAATGGACTGGGGACTTAAACTATATCCAATCCATGATTCTTTCTACCAAATGATGAAGACCCTGTCTACTTTCTATCGTGAGCACGATGCATTTTGGAAATATGATTACCAGGCCTACGATAAAGGATTTAAGTGGGTGAAAATTGATAGCGAAGCTAGTCTATATGCCTTTACGCGAATGAGTGATGACCAAGAAATCTTGACCATTCATAATTTTAACGATCAAGAATTGTTTGACGTCCACTTGGATTTGCCAGCTGACAGCGAGTACAAACTGGTCTTCTCTTCTAATGCTATTCCAATGGAAACATTTAGCCTCTATCCAGATGAAAATGGCGCGACAATTACTGTTCCACGCTTGACAAGTTTCTATCTAGAGCGGGTAAAATAA
- a CDS encoding glucose-1-phosphate adenylyltransferase, translating into MAQNKMLAMILAGGRGTRLEGLTKKVAKPAVAFGGKYRIIDFPLSNCANSGIDIVGVLTQYEPVLLNSYVAQSQRWGLDVQGSGVFVLPPSEKIEGFGLYKGTADAITQNIDFIDLNDPEYVLILSGDHIYKMNYDKLLDTHIQKKADATIAVIEVPIKEASRFGIMNTDEDYRIEEFEEKPANPKSNLASMGIYIFTWKTLKKYLQEDDKSETSSHDFGHDIIPKYLEDGRTLIAHPFRGYWKDVGTVNSLWESNMDLIDHAGDLDLSDRSWRIYSEDKGSPAQVIGATATVKSAYIDKGAVIDGYVEHSVISTDVQVSKEAVVKNSVLLPGAVIGEGVELDYVIVAENIKIADGTKLSGDADNILLIDKNVTK; encoded by the coding sequence ATGGCTCAAAATAAAATGTTAGCTATGATTCTTGCTGGTGGACGTGGAACACGTCTAGAAGGTTTGACCAAGAAAGTCGCTAAACCAGCGGTCGCATTTGGAGGAAAATATCGTATTATCGATTTCCCTCTCAGTAACTGTGCCAACTCAGGTATCGATATTGTCGGAGTTTTAACCCAGTACGAACCTGTCCTCTTGAACTCTTACGTTGCTCAATCACAACGTTGGGGCTTGGATGTGCAAGGTTCTGGTGTCTTTGTCCTTCCTCCAAGTGAGAAGATTGAAGGCTTTGGTTTGTACAAAGGTACTGCGGATGCAATTACCCAAAACATCGATTTCATTGATTTGAACGATCCTGAATATGTCTTGATCTTGTCAGGTGACCACATCTACAAGATGAACTACGACAAGCTCCTTGATACCCACATTCAGAAAAAAGCAGATGCAACCATCGCTGTTATCGAAGTGCCAATCAAAGAGGCTTCTCGCTTTGGTATCATGAACACCGACGAAGACTATCGTATCGAAGAATTCGAAGAAAAACCTGCAAATCCTAAGAGCAACTTGGCATCCATGGGTATCTATATCTTCACTTGGAAGACCTTGAAAAAGTATCTCCAAGAGGATGATAAATCTGAAACATCTTCACACGACTTTGGTCATGACATCATCCCTAAATACTTGGAAGACGGTCGTACCCTTATCGCCCATCCATTCCGTGGCTACTGGAAGGACGTTGGTACTGTGAACAGCCTTTGGGAATCAAATATGGACTTGATTGACCACGCAGGTGACTTGGATCTTTCAGACCGTTCATGGAGAATTTACTCAGAAGACAAGGGCTCTCCAGCTCAAGTAATCGGTGCTACCGCAACTGTTAAGTCAGCCTACATTGATAAAGGTGCTGTCATCGATGGTTATGTAGAGCACTCTGTCATTTCGACTGATGTTCAAGTAAGCAAAGAAGCTGTCGTTAAAAATTCCGTCCTTCTTCCTGGTGCTGTCATCGGTGAGGGAGTTGAGCTAGACTATGTCATCGTTGCTGAAAACATTAAGATTGCGGATGGAACCAAACTCTCTGGTGACGCTGATAATATCCTCTTGATTGATAAGAATGTAACCAAGTAA
- the glgD gene encoding glucose-1-phosphate adenylyltransferase subunit GlgD — MLRNTLGIVNIEGNNVHFGDVMEHRGVQAFGFLGRYRLIDFVLSNMSNSGITEFQVYMPVRMRSTIQHVGTGKHYNINSKRGSLRLLNSVTDPNSVYQHDINAFSDNLHFIENSTKEYVLIAPSYFIYSQDFTNVMEEHEKTGADITVLYKNITDAKENFIGCQTLKFDDNKRVVAFEENHGKYKNRPVSLEAYIMKRTTFIELIKRANKVSSLYWLKDILRDTVDQYKIMGYAHRDFVACINNVESFFKTQIDLIDRDTRKLLFKNDWPIHTQTSDSSPTLYGPLAEVKRSLIANGANINGQVENSVIDRDVIIEEGVVVKNSIILNGVTIKNGTTIENAIIDKSTKIVHSTDIKGSEANPAYIKAHQII; from the coding sequence ATGTTAAGAAATACTCTAGGAATTGTAAATATTGAAGGAAACAATGTACACTTTGGTGACGTAATGGAACATCGTGGCGTACAAGCCTTTGGTTTTTTGGGACGCTATCGACTAATTGACTTCGTTCTATCAAATATGTCAAACTCAGGTATTACAGAGTTCCAAGTTTATATGCCTGTTCGTATGCGCTCAACTATCCAGCACGTTGGTACAGGTAAACACTACAACATCAACAGTAAACGTGGCTCTCTTCGTTTGCTCAACAGCGTGACCGATCCAAACTCTGTTTATCAACATGATATCAATGCCTTTTCTGACAACCTTCATTTCATTGAAAATTCAACCAAAGAATATGTGTTGATTGCACCTTCTTACTTCATCTACAGCCAAGATTTTACCAACGTCATGGAAGAGCATGAGAAAACAGGGGCGGATATTACAGTTCTCTACAAGAATATCACCGATGCAAAAGAAAACTTCATCGGTTGCCAAACCCTGAAGTTTGACGATAACAAACGTGTCGTTGCTTTTGAAGAAAACCACGGCAAGTATAAAAACCGTCCTGTTTCATTAGAAGCTTACATCATGAAACGCACAACTTTTATCGAGTTGATCAAACGTGCCAACAAGGTTTCATCACTCTATTGGTTGAAAGACATTCTTCGTGATACAGTGGATCAATACAAAATCATGGGCTATGCACACCGTGACTTTGTAGCTTGTATCAACAATGTGGAATCTTTCTTTAAGACACAGATTGATTTGATTGACCGTGATACTCGTAAACTTCTTTTCAAGAATGATTGGCCAATTCATACGCAAACAAGCGATTCTTCACCTACTCTCTATGGTCCACTGGCAGAAGTCAAACGTAGTTTAATTGCCAATGGTGCCAACATCAATGGTCAGGTAGAAAACTCCGTCATTGACCGTGATGTGATTATTGAAGAAGGAGTTGTCGTTAAAAACTCTATCATTCTCAATGGTGTAACTATCAAGAACGGTACTACCATTGAAAATGCCATCATTGACAAGTCGACAAAGATTGTTCATTCTACAGATATTAAGGGCAGTGAAGCAAATCCAGCCTACATCAAAGCACATCAAATCATCTAG
- a CDS encoding MIP/aquaporin family protein, which yields MEKYIGEFLGTMVLIAFGTGFGSSISLKHALSKNMSPSFLTVIFAWGFAVMCGVYVAGFFETGGHLNPAVTIAFALGGLFDWSMVAGYIIAQILGAFTGAAIVVLHYYPHFQATTAEEGNSVGIFATGPAIPNTTFNFLSEVIATFFFIFVLLLMNTAGFAVGLAPVVVAFLVMAIGLSFGSTTGYAINPARDFGPRLAYALLPIPNKGGANWGYAWIPIVAPTVGATLAVFVFKALGMG from the coding sequence ATGGAGAAATACATTGGTGAATTTTTAGGCACAATGGTTCTGATAGCCTTTGGTACAGGCTTCGGATCCTCAATTAGTTTAAAACACGCCCTATCCAAAAATATGTCCCCTAGTTTTCTAACTGTAATCTTTGCCTGGGGCTTTGCCGTAATGTGCGGTGTTTATGTTGCTGGTTTCTTTGAAACAGGTGGGCACCTAAATCCCGCAGTCACAATCGCTTTTGCCTTAGGCGGCTTGTTTGATTGGAGTATGGTGGCAGGTTACATCATTGCACAAATTCTCGGCGCCTTTACTGGTGCAGCAATCGTTGTTTTGCATTACTATCCACATTTCCAAGCAACAACAGCTGAGGAAGGGAATTCAGTCGGTATTTTTGCCACTGGTCCAGCTATTCCCAACACAACCTTTAACTTCTTGAGTGAAGTAATCGCGACCTTCTTCTTCATTTTCGTTTTGTTATTGATGAATACTGCAGGTTTTGCAGTAGGTCTTGCTCCTGTTGTAGTTGCTTTCCTAGTTATGGCCATCGGCTTGTCATTCGGTTCAACAACGGGTTATGCCATCAACCCTGCGCGTGATTTCGGTCCTCGTTTGGCCTATGCCCTCTTACCTATTCCAAATAAGGGCGGAGCGAATTGGGGCTATGCTTGGATTCCAATTGTTGCACCAACTGTTGGTGCAACTCTAGCTGTATTCGTATTTAAAGCCTTGGGAATGGGCTAA